DNA from Corallococcus soli:
CCCGGAAGAAGATGGCCGCCAGCACCCCCGGCACCAGCCCGTACTTCAACAGCCAGTCGTACCAACGCCTGCGCCACTTCGCGCTCCGCGCCTGCGCGTAGCGCACCAGCGGATGGTCGCGCGCCTCACCCAACGCCCCCATCGCCGTCAGCAGGGGTGCCGGGTCCTGTGACTCCAGGCCGTACGCGAACGCCCGACCCGTGCGCAGCTTCAACGTGAGCCCGGGGCCCGGAACGGGCAACCACCACGGATGGACCGACGCCAGGGCCTCGAAGGGAATCTCGAAGTGCGCGCCCCCGGACTGGGTGAGCACCAGGCCCTCGGGACGCACCGTCACCGTGGCCCGCGTCCCCAGCCTCAACAGGCGCAGCGCGATGAGCGGCAGCAGCCCTCCGACCGCCAACCCCGTCGCCAGCGGCCCGGGCTGCACGTCCTGCGTCCCCGCGAGCACGTCCCCGAACAGCAACGCCGTGAAGTAGCCGAGCGTGCCAAGGACGATGGCATGCAGGAGCGCACCCAGCGCTCGCAGCCTCGGCGTGAGGGCGTGGACGGGGAAGGGGCCTGACGCGTCGAAGGTCATGGGTGGCGGCGTGCGCATTGCTTCGGAGCGAGCGGCTTCCGTAGCATACGCCTCCCGGAGGCTCCCCGAGAACATGCGTTCCCCGCAGTCTGGCCCTGAGCGTCGCACGGATTCCGATGGCGTGACGCGGGTGACGCCCTCGCGAGAGTCCCGCGGCGCGGGCACATGGCTCATCGGCGGCGCGGTCGCCCTCACCACCCTGTGCCTGGGGCTCTGCGCCTGGTGGCTCTCCCGGCCCGTGACCGTGGAGGAAGGGCCGCCCCAGGTGGTCGAAGTGGCGTCCAAGCCCGCTCCGCGAGAGCCTCCGCCGCCCCCGCGCACGCGTCCCTCCACCCCCGTCGCGGCGCCCCCGCCCGTCGAGGAGCCCGCCCCCGTGCCTGTCGATGATCCGCCCCCCGAAGGCAAGAGCGGCACGGCGCTGTACCAGCGCGGCACAAAGCCGCTGAAGCGCGGACTCGTCGTGCCCGAGGGCTTTGAACTGCCCCCCGGCTACCTGCGCCACTATCAGGCCACCGACCACGGTCAGGCCGTGCCCGCCATCCTGATGTTTGATCCGGACTTCACGCCGAAGGACGCCAACGGGCAGCCCATCCCCATCCCCGAGAACCGCGTCGTGCCCGAGGAGCTGGCGCCCCCCGGCATGCCCCGCCAGATGCTGGAGCTCCCCGCCGAACCCGAGGACGGGGACGCGCCGTGACGGGATGGCGAGGGTGGGCCGGGGCGCTCCTGGGCGTCGCGGCGACCACCGTGTTGTTCGCCCGCTTCGGTGAGCTGCGGCCGGGCTTCGTCTGGCTGGGCGCGGTGGCGATGGCGCCGTGGCTCGCGGCGCTGGACCGGGCCCCGTCGGCGCGCGCCGCGCTGGCCCTGGGCACGCTCCTGTCGGTGACGTTCTCCGCGCTTGTCTTTGGTTGGTTCCCGGGCGCCATCGCCGCGTATTCGCACGCGCCGCCGTGGCTGTGCTGGGGCGTGTTCCTGCTCGTCGCCCCCGTGCTGGAGCTCCAGTTCCTCACCGCGGCGTGGGCCCGGTGGTACGCGCGGCGCAAGGTGGGGGCTGAGCCTCGGCTCGCGTGGGTGCCTCCCGTGCTCACCGCGCTCGTGTACGTGGGCACCGAGGCGCTCACCCCCAAGTTGTTCGCGGAGACATTGGGCCACGGCCTCTACGCGTCGGAGGTCCTGCGTCAGGGCGCGGACGTGGCGGGCGCACCGGGCCTCACGCTGGGCCTGCTGCTCGTCAATGAAGGCGTCGTCGCGGTGGGGCAGGGGCTTTCAGCCCGGCGGGGACTCCGGCCCGTGCCCCTGGTGCTGGCGCTCGCGCTGGGGCTGGTGGGCTTCGGCTACGGAGCGCTGCGGTTGGGCCAGGTGCGCGCGGCGGTGCGCTCCTCACCCGCGCTGGTGGTGGGCGCGGTGCAGGCGAACATCACGAACATCGAAAAGCGGGCGGCGGAGGAGGGCACCTACACGGTGGTGCGCGACATCCTGGACACGCACTACGCGATGTCGGACGCGCTGCTGCGCTCGGGGCCGCTGGACCTGCTGGTGTGGCCGGAGACGGTGTACCCGACGACGTTCGGCACGCCGAAGAGCGAGGACGGCGGGGCGTTGGATGAGGAGATCCGCGCGTGGGTCGCGGAGCGCGGGGTGCCGCTGGTGTTCGGCACGTATGACCTGGACGGCGAACGCGAGTTCAACGCGGCCATGTTCCTGGGCCCTTCCGCGACGGGCGAGCTGGCGCAGGCCGCGTACCGCAAGACGATGCTGTTCCCGCTGACGGAGTGGGTGCCGGACGCGGTGGACTCGCCCACCCTGCGGGCGTGGATGCCGTGGACCGGCCGCTGGAAGCGCGGGCCCGGGCCCCGCATGGTGGACTTCCGGTTGAACGGCGGGCGCGTGCTCAGGGTCGCGCCGCTCATCTGCTACGAGGCGCTCTTTCCCAACTACATCGCGGAGGAGGTGCGCCAGGGCGCGGAGCTGATCCTCACGCTGTCCAATGACTCGTGGTTCTCCGGCACCCCCGCGCCCCGGCTGCACCTGATGCACGCGGCCTTCCGCAGCATCGAGACGCGCACCCCGCAGGTGCGGGTGACCAACTCCGGCATCTCCGCCTTCATCGACCCCGCGGGCACCTGGACCTCCGAGATGGAGGACAACCAGCGCTCCAGCGTGGTGATGCGCGTGCCGGCGGCGGAGCGGCTGCACTCGCTCGCGGGCGCGTGGGGCGACTGGCTGGGCCCCCTGGCGCTGGTGCTGTCCGCCGGGCTGATGCTGTGGCTCTCGCGGAGGGCGTGAGCACGGCGGCGCTTCAGGTGGAGCGGGAAGCAGCGCTGGCGGAGCGGGCACGGCGGCGCTTCAGGTGGAGTGGGAAGCGGCGCTGGCAGGGGCGCACGGCGTCCCTCCACGCGGAGCCGGTGGGGCTCCGCGGACGGGTCCGCGCTCAGGCGGCTTCGGCGTTCGAGGCGGGGAGCTGCGCGTCCGCGAGCGGCTTCCGGGCGATGACCTGGATCTCCCGGCGCAGGTGCGTCACGCGGCACACCTGCACCCAGGCCCACAGCAGGGCGAAGCGCGCGTATTCGTATGGCGCCCGGATGCCCTTCGCCAGCCTCCGGCGCAGGATGGCCTTGCCCGCCTTCACCGGCGCCAGGTCGGCCCGCGCGCACGCGTCCGCCAGGTTGTGCTCGTAGAAGTAGACGTGGTGCTGCCAGCCCCGCCGGTCCGGGCGGAACGAGCGGCCCTTCCGGGGCATCACGATGATCTTGTAGTACGCCGCGTCCGGCACGATGACGAATGCCACCCCACCCGGACGCAGCACGCGGTGGATCTCCCGCAGGCCGTCCATGGGCGGATCCACGTGCTCCAGCGTGTGC
Protein-coding regions in this window:
- the lnt gene encoding apolipoprotein N-acyltransferase, with protein sequence MTGWRGWAGALLGVAATTVLFARFGELRPGFVWLGAVAMAPWLAALDRAPSARAALALGTLLSVTFSALVFGWFPGAIAAYSHAPPWLCWGVFLLVAPVLELQFLTAAWARWYARRKVGAEPRLAWVPPVLTALVYVGTEALTPKLFAETLGHGLYASEVLRQGADVAGAPGLTLGLLLVNEGVVAVGQGLSARRGLRPVPLVLALALGLVGFGYGALRLGQVRAAVRSSPALVVGAVQANITNIEKRAAEEGTYTVVRDILDTHYAMSDALLRSGPLDLLVWPETVYPTTFGTPKSEDGGALDEEIRAWVAERGVPLVFGTYDLDGEREFNAAMFLGPSATGELAQAAYRKTMLFPLTEWVPDAVDSPTLRAWMPWTGRWKRGPGPRMVDFRLNGGRVLRVAPLICYEALFPNYIAEEVRQGAELILTLSNDSWFSGTPAPRLHLMHAAFRSIETRTPQVRVTNSGISAFIDPAGTWTSEMEDNQRSSVVMRVPAAERLHSLAGAWGDWLGPLALVLSAGLMLWLSRRA